In a genomic window of Planctomicrobium piriforme:
- a CDS encoding peptidylprolyl isomerase — protein sequence MSERIHSTEAAVKPRARRKFVPILTGTAILLVAAGVWLQFFRAHPAASQTAGSDVGKATLANTSTSARVLAKVNGQSITYDVVARECVSRHGQEVLDTMINRLIIQQECERRGVTVTMEEVEQEIANTAKKFNLPIDTWYKMLESERHLTREQYQQDVIWPMIALKKLAGQNVEVTEEDMRIGFERDYGTRVKARLILVDGNMRQASQIWERCQETPDDFDRIAREYSADPNTRPLGGVIPPIRMHGGSKQVEDQAFRLKPGEISPVIQVAENRYVILKCEGHTEPVVKEIREVWEDLRNQLIEEKTQKSVAKVFEEVKDQSRVDNFLTNRSTGGRPVQPAGGAVKGPAAQTVLPASGVQPATATRPGAATR from the coding sequence ATGAGTGAACGGATTCACTCCACAGAAGCTGCGGTCAAGCCTCGTGCCCGCCGCAAATTTGTCCCGATCCTGACAGGGACCGCGATTCTGCTCGTGGCCGCAGGCGTCTGGCTGCAGTTCTTCCGCGCCCACCCGGCAGCCTCACAGACGGCCGGTTCAGATGTCGGAAAAGCGACGCTGGCGAACACCTCGACCAGCGCCCGCGTGCTGGCGAAGGTGAACGGCCAGTCGATCACCTACGACGTGGTCGCCCGTGAATGCGTTTCCCGGCACGGCCAGGAAGTGCTCGACACGATGATCAATCGGCTGATCATTCAGCAGGAATGCGAACGTCGCGGCGTGACCGTGACGATGGAAGAAGTGGAACAGGAAATCGCCAACACGGCGAAGAAATTCAACCTGCCAATCGACACCTGGTACAAGATGCTGGAGTCGGAACGGCACCTGACCCGCGAGCAGTATCAGCAGGACGTCATCTGGCCGATGATCGCCCTGAAGAAGCTCGCCGGGCAGAACGTCGAAGTGACCGAAGAAGACATGCGAATCGGCTTCGAACGCGATTACGGAACCCGCGTAAAAGCCCGCCTGATTCTGGTCGACGGCAATATGCGACAGGCGAGCCAGATCTGGGAACGCTGCCAGGAAACACCGGACGATTTCGACCGTATTGCTCGCGAATACTCAGCCGATCCGAACACCCGTCCCCTCGGCGGCGTGATTCCTCCGATCCGGATGCATGGCGGCAGCAAGCAAGTCGAAGATCAGGCGTTCCGTTTGAAGCCAGGCGAAATCTCGCCGGTAATTCAGGTCGCGGAAAACCGCTATGTCATTCTGAAATGCGAAGGCCACACCGAGCCGGTCGTGAAAGAGATCCGCGAAGTGTGGGAAGACCTGCGGAACCAGTTGATCGAAGAGAAGACGCAGAAGTCGGTGGCCAAGGTCTTCGAAGAAGTGAAAGACCAGTCGCGCGTCGACAACTTTTTGACCAACCGTTCGACCGGCGGACGCCCTGTGCAACCTGCCGGAGGCGCTGTGAAGGGACCGGCGGCCCAGACTGTGTTGCCCGCTTCAGGCGTACAACCGGCCACCGCAACCCGACCGGGCGCCGCGACCCGTTAA
- the gatA gene encoding Asp-tRNA(Asn)/Glu-tRNA(Gln) amidotransferase subunit GatA, translating to MSLSGFSALELMERQRRGEATAVQIVTDHLAVVRQREPQLGAFLEVDDIGALKAAEAVDRKRASGVPLGRLAGIPIAVKDNLCVQGWKTTCASRMLESFAPPYDAHVVARLKAEDAILMGRTNLDEFAMGSSCENSAFQQTKNPWNTECAPGGSSGGSAAAVAAGMSPVSLGSDTGGSIRQPAAFCGIVGLKPTYGRVSRYGLVAFASSLDQIGPFGRNIADAALLTQVIAGHDPRDSTSVNTPLPDLLAELEQPLQGLRIGIVPEHLGAGVDLDVANAVTEALAVYRQLGATIVDIELPYARYGVAAYYVIAPCEASSNLARYDGVHYGHRAGKFGNLVEMYEASRGEGFGDEVKRRIMIGTYALSSGYYDAYYLKAMKVRRLIANDFADAFKQVDVVLTPTSPTPAFRIGELSADPLQMYLNDIYTIGANLAGIPALSLPCGLSSKGLPIGLQLLAPAFEESRLLRAARMFEKATDWHQQRPPAAV from the coding sequence ATGAGCCTCTCCGGGTTCTCCGCTCTTGAATTGATGGAACGTCAGCGGCGCGGTGAAGCGACCGCGGTGCAGATCGTGACTGATCATCTGGCTGTGGTCCGCCAGCGCGAGCCGCAACTGGGCGCGTTTCTGGAAGTCGATGACATCGGCGCATTGAAGGCGGCGGAAGCGGTCGATCGCAAACGGGCGAGCGGCGTTCCGCTGGGGCGTCTGGCCGGTATTCCCATCGCCGTAAAAGACAATCTGTGCGTGCAGGGCTGGAAGACCACCTGTGCCAGCCGCATGCTTGAAAGTTTTGCTCCACCGTATGACGCGCATGTTGTCGCGCGATTGAAGGCGGAAGACGCAATTCTCATGGGCCGGACGAATCTCGACGAGTTCGCGATGGGATCGTCGTGTGAGAATTCGGCCTTTCAGCAGACAAAAAATCCCTGGAACACCGAGTGCGCGCCCGGGGGTTCGAGCGGGGGTTCCGCGGCTGCCGTTGCAGCCGGGATGTCGCCGGTTTCACTGGGATCAGACACGGGTGGTTCGATTCGCCAGCCGGCGGCGTTCTGCGGGATCGTCGGGCTCAAGCCGACGTATGGCCGGGTCTCCCGGTATGGACTCGTCGCTTTCGCCAGTTCGCTCGATCAGATTGGTCCGTTTGGTCGCAACATTGCTGACGCCGCACTGCTCACGCAGGTCATCGCAGGCCATGACCCACGGGATTCCACCTCGGTGAACACTCCGCTGCCGGATCTGCTGGCGGAACTCGAACAACCGTTGCAGGGACTGCGGATTGGCATCGTGCCTGAACATCTCGGGGCAGGGGTCGATCTCGATGTCGCGAATGCGGTCACAGAAGCGTTGGCCGTTTATCGTCAGTTGGGAGCGACGATTGTCGATATCGAGCTGCCGTATGCCCGCTACGGAGTGGCGGCCTACTACGTCATTGCTCCCTGCGAGGCGTCCAGCAATCTGGCGCGGTACGACGGGGTGCATTACGGCCATCGAGCGGGCAAGTTCGGCAATCTCGTCGAGATGTACGAAGCGAGCCGCGGGGAAGGGTTTGGCGACGAGGTCAAACGCCGGATCATGATTGGCACCTATGCCCTGTCGTCCGGGTACTACGACGCCTATTACCTGAAGGCGATGAAAGTCCGGCGATTGATCGCCAACGACTTTGCCGACGCGTTCAAGCAGGTGGACGTCGTGCTGACTCCAACCAGTCCGACGCCGGCGTTTCGAATTGGCGAACTCTCGGCCGACCCGTTGCAGATGTACCTCAACGATATCTACACGATCGGCGCGAACCTGGCGGGTATTCCGGCGTTGTCGCTTCCCTGCGGTTTGAGCTCCAAGGGCTTGCCGATTGGACTGCAACTGCTGGCGCCGGCTTTCGAAGAATCTCGACTGTTGCGAGCAGCCAGAATGTTCGAGAAAGCGACTGACTGGCATCAGCAACGTCCACCAGCCGCCGTTTAG
- a CDS encoding class I SAM-dependent methyltransferase — protein MADRSIVSQPDRAQQSRELERDYFDSLVTAAGDFNPFTDAGWRLLRRRFEELVAIRSVSMLDIGCGTGQSRQIYTNVLANYTGVDLSPVAIAAARTAFPSDDWLVADACQLPYPDEHFDLVAFSSVLHHIEEFPAAVKEAARVVKPGGTVFAYDPNVWHPAFALLRHPRSPLYFPQGVSPQERPLAPRRLADAFRAAGLIDIRQRCLSGIGYRHVAPRALHSFVSAFNLFDGAWELSGLGRWFGSFVLTAGTRPVPTTGDRS, from the coding sequence ATGGCTGATCGTTCGATCGTTTCGCAACCCGACCGCGCACAGCAGTCGCGCGAATTGGAACGGGATTATTTCGACTCCCTCGTCACCGCCGCAGGCGACTTCAACCCTTTCACAGATGCCGGCTGGCGACTGCTGCGTCGTCGGTTTGAAGAACTCGTCGCCATCCGGTCGGTTTCGATGCTCGACATCGGTTGCGGGACCGGCCAGTCCCGGCAGATCTACACGAACGTCCTTGCGAACTATACCGGCGTCGACCTTTCTCCCGTCGCGATTGCCGCTGCCAGAACTGCATTTCCAAGCGACGACTGGCTCGTGGCCGACGCCTGTCAGTTGCCGTATCCCGATGAACACTTCGATCTGGTCGCGTTCAGCAGCGTGCTACATCACATCGAAGAGTTCCCTGCCGCGGTCAAGGAAGCCGCGCGTGTGGTGAAGCCCGGCGGGACGGTCTTTGCCTATGACCCCAACGTCTGGCATCCCGCCTTCGCGTTGCTGCGTCACCCGCGTAGCCCACTCTATTTCCCGCAGGGAGTGAGTCCGCAGGAGCGTCCCCTCGCGCCGCGTCGACTTGCCGACGCCTTCCGTGCAGCAGGCCTGATCGACATTCGGCAGCGTTGCCTGTCCGGGATCGGTTACAGGCATGTCGCCCCTCGGGCACTGCACTCCTTCGTTTCCGCCTTCAACCTCTTTGACGGAGCCTGGGAACTCTCTGGCCTGGGGCGCTGGTTCGGCAGCTTCGTCCTCACGGCCGGAACGCGCCCCGTCCCAACCACGGGTGACCGCTCCTGA
- the rpsB gene encoding 30S ribosomal protein S2, whose translation MSEIVVKDILEAGVHFGHKTSKWNPKMRPYIYGKRNNIHIIDLKETIRGLVRAQKYLYKVSAQGSLILFVGTKRQAVDTVRQAAEACGMPYCTERWLGGTLTNFRTIRSRLKRLEELESLEQSGTLATFSKKQQSRLKRELEKIRRNLGGIREMNRLPEAIVIVDPSKEKNCIREAKLLGITTLALIDTDSDPDTVDLPIPGNDDSIRSIRIILNYLSSSISQGRATLPQKTEQQPVVEELKPVGRIG comes from the coding sequence GTGTCAGAAATCGTCGTCAAAGACATTCTCGAGGCGGGCGTCCACTTCGGTCACAAGACCAGCAAGTGGAACCCCAAAATGCGCCCCTACATCTACGGGAAGCGCAACAACATCCACATCATCGACCTCAAGGAAACCATCCGAGGTCTGGTGCGGGCACAGAAATACCTTTACAAGGTCTCCGCTCAGGGCAGCCTGATTCTCTTTGTGGGGACCAAGCGACAGGCCGTGGACACCGTCCGCCAGGCAGCAGAAGCCTGCGGCATGCCCTACTGCACCGAGCGCTGGCTGGGCGGCACGCTGACCAACTTCCGGACCATTCGTTCCCGCCTCAAGCGGCTCGAAGAACTCGAAAGCCTCGAGCAGAGCGGCACCCTTGCCACCTTCTCGAAGAAGCAGCAGTCACGTCTGAAGCGCGAACTCGAAAAGATCCGCCGCAACCTGGGCGGCATCCGCGAGATGAACCGCCTGCCGGAAGCGATCGTGATCGTCGACCCGAGCAAGGAAAAGAACTGCATCCGCGAAGCCAAGCTGCTGGGCATTACGACCCTCGCGCTGATCGACACCGATTCCGATCCGGACACCGTCGACCTGCCGATTCCCGGTAACGACGACAGCATCCGCTCGATCCGGATCATCCTGAACTACCTGTCGAGCTCGATCTCTCAGGGCCGGGCAACCCTGCCCCAGAAGACCGAACAACAGCCGGTCGTGGAAGAACTCAAGCCGGTCGGCCGCATCGGCTAA
- a CDS encoding outer membrane protein assembly factor BamB family protein, whose amino-acid sequence MSVGRRTCLVLLSVLGWGPVQILSADDWTNWRGPHFDGTVDPGNYPIEWSPKKNVAWSVGLPGKSGSTPVVWQDKLAMTVPIEGQNGVIAFDRSGKELWKVTLGAERAGKHKKGSGANSSPVADANRIYVYFKSGDFAAVDWSGKVLWHENLQKNYGEDTLWWDLGTSPVLTSKHVVVACVQSGPSYLAAFDPATGKEVWKVDRQLDAPEEAAQSYSTPIVTTYKGQEQIIVLGADHVTCHDAANGKELWRVGNLNPDRERYFRSIASPVMAGDIVIAPYARGKTVTAIRMGGSGDVTNSHVLWTKPLGADVPTPAVENGKVYLCSDKGSITCLAVETGEELWTEALEKNRTAYSSSPVIAGNFLYFIREDGRTFVIDLAEHKVKAENSLGENEYVLATPVFVDQEIFLRTFERLFCIQSAGKKVSQRK is encoded by the coding sequence ATGAGTGTTGGACGTCGCACCTGTCTGGTCCTCCTCAGCGTCCTCGGATGGGGGCCAGTGCAGATCCTGTCTGCGGATGACTGGACGAACTGGCGCGGCCCGCATTTCGACGGCACCGTCGATCCCGGCAATTACCCCATCGAGTGGAGTCCGAAGAAGAACGTTGCCTGGTCGGTCGGACTGCCCGGCAAGTCGGGATCCACTCCGGTGGTCTGGCAGGACAAGTTGGCGATGACCGTCCCTATCGAAGGACAGAACGGCGTCATCGCGTTCGACCGCTCCGGCAAAGAACTCTGGAAGGTCACGCTCGGGGCCGAACGGGCAGGTAAGCATAAGAAGGGGAGCGGAGCCAACTCGTCCCCTGTCGCAGATGCCAATCGAATCTACGTCTACTTCAAGAGCGGCGACTTCGCCGCCGTCGATTGGTCAGGCAAGGTGCTCTGGCACGAGAACCTGCAGAAAAACTACGGAGAAGACACTCTGTGGTGGGATCTCGGCACATCGCCGGTGCTGACCTCGAAGCATGTCGTCGTCGCCTGCGTGCAGAGCGGGCCCTCTTATCTCGCGGCCTTCGATCCCGCGACCGGGAAAGAAGTCTGGAAAGTCGACCGCCAGCTCGACGCACCTGAAGAAGCCGCACAAAGCTATTCGACTCCCATCGTCACCACTTACAAAGGGCAGGAACAGATCATCGTCCTGGGCGCCGATCATGTCACTTGCCACGACGCCGCCAACGGTAAAGAACTTTGGCGCGTCGGGAACCTGAATCCCGATCGCGAACGCTACTTCCGCTCCATTGCCTCGCCGGTCATGGCCGGCGACATCGTCATCGCCCCTTACGCCAGAGGAAAGACGGTCACTGCCATCCGCATGGGGGGCTCAGGCGACGTCACCAACAGCCACGTCCTCTGGACCAAGCCTCTTGGCGCCGATGTCCCGACGCCGGCCGTCGAGAACGGTAAAGTCTATCTCTGCTCCGACAAGGGAAGCATCACCTGCCTGGCAGTCGAGACGGGCGAAGAACTCTGGACCGAAGCTCTGGAAAAGAATCGGACTGCATACAGTTCTTCACCTGTGATCGCCGGCAATTTTCTGTATTTCATCCGCGAAGACGGACGCACGTTTGTGATCGATCTTGCCGAACACAAGGTGAAGGCCGAAAACTCGCTCGGAGAGAACGAGTACGTCCTCGCAACGCCGGTGTTCGTCGACCAGGAGATTTTCCTCCGAACCTTCGAACGCCTCTTCTGCATTCAGTCTGCCGGCAAGAAAGTCTCTCAGCGTAAATAG
- a CDS encoding DUF2339 domain-containing protein codes for MFDQAASKTRRNQPFNWWERFLNPLRASGEPGEVCRPLLGLLLGIFCGLGAMVAVARLPIPDPIDVVGVPLVKGYSEKAEHLAFYAFLVVVVAAVPACRRLVDKLPSAWISALFAIILWWWLLSEVLGHKSMLALLVCLAAVGGVMVWLRLPSQRSVLMWLIPVCLWGWTFQHAPLPLVDVSHFFVWPVLVATLGLAIALHRNSGRSSEIWAWVAPVTALAMLFGDFFLHRGQMSPALPGIFAVLAGADAGVQQKLKEWIGRAPWLALLIFIVALAGLRMNPYDWLLPQLVVNASMIGLMILVASAARGERGDTGGVIAVCKDWFPCAAGLLGIYVVWQLWSWFGLLMSGLLLTLWMAQRHRQIGLNRAWLPALLLAVAALPGIGWTFTLDPFHDGQQLSAVWEFEQGRKLYSEVFPLRGAGFFGVWLSWLILPPTLGSSHLCDFLCVPLMMSGASLATFAWTRSASWSLAAGLLLSPWMYGSGGEFREGVFLCLLALTMFCLTSNSKWRWLWCVPIGVASLLAGFDVMASIIPPMAAAVLLSRLPPRGNTTLFQALLSGATRAGWIAFLPVIAFACLIAAWQGVVPALTYWTLFLDDSKYLNAFFGLPMSELQLRWQQILLSLAGLGLFVGGCTLAWPQMSESRRRLAVLIASSFAMYAHRVLGRSDAVHLEMILCLVYLIWLFNVFAGVRFLARHNVAGIRNRLQLAGLLLAAGIVWQLRGLPSNPLAFISALRRAPSTETVISPPVPEILERIPAGQFLWPVEYGIGNYLYQRLNPTRHAIAYSIGTPNEERRVVENLREFPTPVILWDWAKIDEIDGLVRHYPIAMSVLRTYQPVLEEFEGDVPLIAVPADSSWTGVDELPEGFLPNQKLGLLAGKWGELRWPRLQEQILKQEELQNWTQSTPEEGKRHWEWSGVIAPRSFNYLLLTMTAVRSEISTEIETTATLRFAPATLLEKEPQITFQVFADGKRRTYLIPIGCHPGWTWRPQIRRLQLSTPANVRLSLQSARLYDIDEWSTPKAQQK; via the coding sequence ATGTTCGACCAAGCAGCTTCTAAGACGCGACGGAACCAGCCTTTCAACTGGTGGGAACGCTTTTTGAATCCGCTCCGCGCCAGCGGCGAGCCAGGCGAGGTTTGCCGTCCGCTGCTGGGTTTGTTGCTGGGAATCTTCTGTGGACTGGGGGCGATGGTCGCGGTTGCGCGTCTGCCGATTCCCGACCCGATCGATGTCGTCGGCGTGCCGCTCGTGAAAGGATACAGCGAGAAGGCCGAGCACCTGGCCTTCTACGCGTTCCTGGTGGTCGTTGTCGCCGCCGTTCCGGCTTGCCGACGACTGGTCGATAAGCTTCCCTCCGCATGGATCTCGGCGTTGTTCGCGATCATTTTATGGTGGTGGTTACTGAGTGAAGTTCTGGGCCACAAAAGCATGCTGGCCCTGCTGGTTTGCCTGGCAGCAGTCGGCGGAGTGATGGTCTGGTTGAGGTTGCCGTCTCAGCGCAGCGTTCTGATGTGGCTGATTCCAGTCTGTCTGTGGGGGTGGACGTTCCAACATGCCCCTTTACCGTTAGTGGATGTATCCCATTTTTTTGTCTGGCCGGTGCTGGTTGCCACGTTGGGGCTCGCGATTGCATTGCATCGGAATTCGGGGCGGTCGTCTGAGATCTGGGCTTGGGTTGCACCAGTAACGGCCCTGGCAATGTTGTTCGGAGATTTTTTTCTGCATCGGGGACAAATGTCGCCGGCCCTGCCCGGCATATTCGCAGTACTCGCGGGGGCCGACGCCGGAGTTCAACAGAAATTGAAAGAGTGGATCGGGCGTGCCCCGTGGCTTGCGCTGCTGATCTTCATCGTCGCGTTGGCAGGCCTGCGGATGAACCCGTACGACTGGCTGCTGCCGCAGCTCGTGGTGAATGCGAGCATGATCGGGCTGATGATTCTCGTCGCATCTGCGGCGAGGGGAGAACGTGGAGATACCGGCGGAGTGATTGCCGTCTGTAAAGACTGGTTCCCCTGTGCGGCTGGCCTTCTGGGGATTTATGTTGTCTGGCAGCTCTGGTCGTGGTTCGGGTTACTGATGTCGGGGCTCTTGTTGACGCTGTGGATGGCACAACGTCACCGTCAAATCGGCTTGAACAGGGCGTGGCTACCGGCACTTCTGCTGGCTGTCGCGGCACTGCCCGGCATCGGCTGGACCTTTACACTCGACCCTTTTCATGACGGGCAGCAGCTCTCGGCGGTCTGGGAATTTGAACAGGGACGCAAGCTGTACTCGGAGGTTTTTCCGCTACGGGGAGCCGGTTTCTTTGGCGTGTGGCTGTCATGGCTGATCTTGCCGCCGACGCTCGGGAGTTCGCATCTGTGCGATTTCCTGTGTGTTCCGCTGATGATGTCGGGCGCCAGCCTGGCGACATTTGCCTGGACTCGATCCGCGTCTTGGAGCCTGGCGGCCGGACTGCTGCTGTCACCGTGGATGTACGGGAGCGGCGGGGAATTTCGGGAGGGGGTTTTTCTGTGCCTGTTAGCCCTGACCATGTTTTGCCTGACCAGCAATTCGAAGTGGCGCTGGCTGTGGTGCGTTCCTATCGGCGTGGCTTCCCTGCTGGCGGGTTTCGATGTGATGGCATCGATCATCCCGCCGATGGCGGCAGCGGTTCTTTTGTCGCGGCTTCCTCCCCGCGGAAACACGACGCTCTTTCAGGCGTTGTTGTCTGGTGCGACTCGTGCCGGCTGGATCGCGTTTCTTCCGGTCATCGCGTTCGCGTGTTTGATTGCAGCCTGGCAAGGCGTTGTACCCGCCCTGACATACTGGACGCTGTTCCTGGATGACTCGAAGTACCTGAATGCCTTCTTCGGCCTGCCGATGTCGGAGCTGCAGTTGCGATGGCAGCAGATACTATTGTCGTTAGCGGGACTGGGCCTTTTTGTCGGCGGTTGCACGCTGGCGTGGCCGCAGATGTCGGAATCGAGAAGGCGGTTGGCGGTCCTGATCGCATCTTCGTTTGCCATGTATGCACACCGCGTTCTCGGCCGCAGCGACGCCGTCCACCTGGAGATGATTCTCTGTCTGGTCTATCTGATCTGGCTGTTCAACGTATTTGCAGGAGTTCGCTTTCTCGCCCGACACAATGTCGCCGGAATTCGGAATCGGCTTCAGCTTGCCGGACTGTTGCTCGCCGCCGGGATCGTCTGGCAGCTTCGCGGCTTGCCTTCCAATCCGCTCGCCTTCATTTCGGCCTTGCGCAGGGCTCCGTCGACCGAGACGGTGATTTCGCCGCCGGTTCCTGAGATTCTGGAACGAATTCCCGCCGGACAATTCTTGTGGCCGGTCGAATATGGAATTGGCAATTATCTCTATCAGCGCCTGAATCCCACGCGCCATGCCATTGCGTATTCCATCGGCACGCCCAATGAAGAGCGTCGTGTTGTGGAAAATCTGCGAGAGTTTCCCACACCGGTCATTCTGTGGGACTGGGCAAAAATCGACGAGATCGACGGCCTGGTGCGGCATTATCCGATTGCCATGTCGGTACTGCGGACTTATCAGCCGGTGCTGGAAGAATTTGAAGGAGATGTGCCGCTCATCGCCGTTCCGGCAGACTCGTCCTGGACTGGGGTCGACGAACTTCCGGAAGGTTTTCTGCCCAATCAGAAACTCGGATTGCTGGCCGGAAAGTGGGGAGAGCTGCGGTGGCCGCGGCTTCAGGAACAGATTCTGAAGCAGGAAGAGCTTCAGAACTGGACGCAGAGCACTCCTGAAGAGGGAAAACGTCATTGGGAATGGAGTGGCGTCATCGCTCCACGCTCATTCAATTATCTGTTGCTGACAATGACGGCGGTGCGGTCGGAGATTTCCACGGAGATCGAGACCACAGCAACTCTGCGCTTCGCTCCTGCAACGTTACTCGAGAAGGAACCGCAAATCACCTTTCAGGTCTTCGCCGACGGCAAGCGGCGTACCTATCTGATTCCGATCGGCTGCCATCCTGGCTGGACCTGGCGACCGCAGATTCGACGCCTGCAGCTCTCCACGCCTGCGAACGTGAGGCTGTCACTCCAGTCGGCACGTCTGTATGACATTGATGAATGGAGCACTCCCAAAGCCCAACAGAAGTAG
- the gatC gene encoding Asp-tRNA(Asn)/Glu-tRNA(Gln) amidotransferase subunit GatC — protein MQLTISDVQKVARLSRLQLSGEEQARFAEQLGEILNYVALLNEVETADVAPMAHAADLANVFRADVPAPSLERSAALANAPKSDGKYFLVPQILEGA, from the coding sequence ATGCAGCTGACGATCAGTGACGTTCAGAAAGTCGCCCGGCTCTCACGGCTGCAGCTCTCGGGTGAAGAGCAGGCCAGGTTTGCCGAACAACTGGGTGAGATTCTGAACTATGTGGCGCTGCTGAACGAAGTGGAAACGGCCGATGTCGCGCCGATGGCGCATGCGGCAGACCTGGCGAACGTGTTTCGGGCAGACGTACCGGCTCCGTCGCTCGAACGCAGCGCGGCACTGGCGAATGCGCCGAAGTCGGACGGTAAGTACTTCCTCGTCCCACAGATTCTCGAAGGGGCCTGA
- the rfbD gene encoding dTDP-4-dehydrorhamnose reductase: MRIALIGAAGQLGTDLLKCLPHAHPLTHAEIEITDSQNVAAVLDPLAPDIVVNTAAYNLVDKAEDEPERAFAINAQGPETLARWCNEHNATLVHVSTDYVFGADAGRTLPYTEADESGPLGVYGRSKLAGEMAVQGGCPRHFVIRTCGLYGQAATKSKGNFVKTMLRLADERSELKVVSDQHCTPSYTADVAAMIAAILKTTEYGLYHVTNSGAATWHAVAAEVLRLAGKSTPVIPIPSSEYPTKARRPGYSVLDCRKAEQLTGLTMPDWEDALGRYLAEIH, from the coding sequence ATGCGGATTGCACTCATTGGCGCGGCGGGGCAACTGGGGACTGACCTGTTGAAATGTCTGCCGCATGCCCACCCGCTCACGCATGCGGAGATTGAGATTACCGATTCGCAGAACGTGGCCGCGGTGCTCGATCCGCTTGCGCCAGACATTGTGGTGAACACGGCTGCCTACAATCTCGTCGACAAGGCAGAAGACGAACCGGAACGTGCGTTCGCGATCAATGCGCAGGGACCAGAGACCCTCGCCCGTTGGTGCAATGAACACAATGCGACCTTGGTGCATGTCAGCACCGATTATGTGTTCGGAGCTGACGCTGGCCGCACGCTTCCTTACACCGAAGCCGATGAGTCGGGCCCGCTGGGAGTCTATGGCCGCAGCAAGCTGGCCGGCGAGATGGCCGTTCAAGGCGGCTGCCCGCGGCATTTTGTGATCCGCACCTGCGGGCTGTATGGTCAGGCCGCGACGAAGTCGAAGGGAAACTTCGTCAAGACGATGCTGCGGCTCGCGGATGAACGCAGTGAACTCAAGGTCGTCAGCGATCAGCATTGCACTCCCTCTTACACCGCCGACGTGGCGGCAATGATCGCTGCGATTCTCAAGACCACCGAATACGGGCTGTATCATGTCACGAACTCCGGAGCGGCGACCTGGCATGCGGTGGCTGCCGAGGTGTTGCGCCTGGCAGGGAAGTCGACGCCGGTGATTCCGATCCCGTCGAGCGAGTATCCAACGAAAGCCCGACGGCCGGGTTACAGTGTGCTCGACTGCCGTAAAGCGGAGCAGTTGACGGGCCTCACGATGCCTGACTGGGAAGATGCTTTGGGGCGATATCTGGCTGAAATTCACTGA